A genomic window from Solanum dulcamara chromosome 11, daSolDulc1.2, whole genome shotgun sequence includes:
- the LOC129874733 gene encoding uncharacterized protein LOC129874733, producing MVRRCIQDPAEDVWSSPNWPPRVEIIFVNSLVEEMKYHLDVIPSNFHDQAWQNVVKDFNQCSGLNFDKAELKKHLSILKKGYRIVKPLYNHGGFGWHNRRKRVVVDDSVWAEYIEVPPEITPYRKYGCPIYKELCHIFMRPKATGEFAVSSTEPGSNSSERNKWKLTEQPKSGSNKRNSIGPDNPKGSKNSDMDQYQNPYSTGNCILALNDMPGVDRRLYNPAMDLFENQTWRELL from the exons ATGGTTCGTCGTTGCATCCAAGATCCAGCTGAAGATGTCTGGTCAAGTCCTAATTGGCCTCCACGGGTAGAAATAATCTTTGTTAATTCATTGGTAGAGGAAATGAAATACCATCTGGATGTGATCCCAAGTAATTTCCATGATCAGGCATGGCAAAATGTTGTCAAGGACTTTAATCAATGCAGTGGTTTGAATTTTGATAAGGCAGAGCTGAAGAAACATCTCTCTATATTGAAAAAAGGTTATCGAATCGTGAAGCCACTTTACAATCATGGTGGATTTGGTTGGCATAATAGGAGAAAGAGGGTTGTCGTTGATGATAGTGTGTGGGCTGAGTACATAGAG GTACCTCCTGAGATAACACCATATAGAAAATATGGCTGCCCTATATACAAGGAGTTGTGTCATATTTTTATGAGACCAAAAGCTACCGGGGAATTTGCTGTTTCTTCTACGGAGCCTGGAAGCAACTCTAGTGAACGAAACAAATGGAAATTGACAGAGCAACCAAAATCTGGTTCCAATAAGAGGAATAGTATTGGTCCTGACAATCCAAAAGGATCAAAGAACAGTGACATGGATCAGTATCAGAATCCATATTCGACAGGTAACTGTATTTTGGCTCTAAACGATATGCCAGGAGTTGATCGGAGGCTATATAATCCTGCTATGGACTTGTTTGAAAATCAAACCTGGAGGGAACTATTGTGA